One genomic window of Glycine max cultivar Williams 82 chromosome 16, Glycine_max_v4.0, whole genome shotgun sequence includes the following:
- the LOC100812822 gene encoding pentatricopeptide repeat-containing protein At4g19191, mitochondrial: MSLRPSFRRSLYTWNLMIRDSTNNGFFTQTLNIYSSMAHSGVHGNNLTYPLLLKACANLPSIQHGTMLHGHVLKLGFQADTFVQTALVDMYSKCSHVASARQVFDEMPQRSVVSWNAMVSAYSRRSSMDQALSLLKEMWVLGFEPTASTFVSILSGYSNLDSFEFHLLGKSIHCCLIKLGIVYLEVSLANSLMGMYVQFCLMDEARKVFDLMDEKSIISWTTMIGGYVKIGHAVEAYGLFYQMQHQSVGIDFVVFLNLISGCIQVRDLLLASSVHSLVLKCGCNEKDPVENLLITMYAKCGNLTSARRIFDLIIEKSMLSWTSMIAGYVHLGHPGEALDLFRRMIRTDIRPNGATLATVVSACADLGSLSIGQEIEEYIFLNGLESDQQVQTSLIHMYSKCGSIVKAREVFERVTDKDLTVWTSMINSYAIHGMGNEAISLFHKMTTAEGIMPDAIVYTSVFLACSHSGLVEEGLKYFKSMQKDFGITPTVEHCTCLIDLLGRVGQLDLALNAIQGMPPDVQAQVWGPLLSACRIHGNVELGELATVRLLDSSPGSSGSYVLMANLYTSLGKWKEAHMMRNSMDGKGLVKESGWSQVEVTDTYHTFAVGNQSQVA, from the coding sequence ATGTCATTGCGTCCTTCGTTCCGAAGGTCACTCTACACATGGAACTTGATGATTCGAGACTCCACCAATAATGGGTTCTTTACACAAACTTTAAACATATACTCTTCCATGGCACACTCTGGTGTCCATGGCAACAACCTCACCTACCCTTTGCTCCTCAAGGCCTGTGCTAACCTCCCTTCCATTCAACATGGGACAATGCTTCATGGGCATGTCCTCAAACTTGGGTTCCAAGCAGACACCTTTGTTCAAACTGCCCTGGTTGACATGTACTCAAAATGCTCCCATGTCGCATCTGCACGCCAGGTGTTCGATGAAATGCCGCAGAGAAGTGTTGTCTCATGGAACGCCATGGTTTCAGCTTACTCTCGCAGATCTTCGATGGACCAGGCATTGAGCCTTTTGAAAGAAATGTGGGTTCTTGGTTTTGAGCCAACTGCTTCCACATTTGTTTCGATTTTGTCTGGTTATTCCAACTTGGATTCTTTTGAGTTTCATTTGTTGGGGAAGTCAATACACTGCTGCTTGATCAAACTTGGGATTGTGTATTTGGAGGTCTCCCTGGCCAACTCACTAATGGGTATGTATGTCCAGTTTTGCCTGATGGATGAAGCAAGGAAAGTTTTTGACTTGATGGATGAGAAGTCGATTATTTCTTGGACAACTATGATAGGGGGTTATGTGAAAATTGGGCATGCTGTGGAAGCATAtggtttattttatcaaatgcaaCATCAAAGTGTTGGCATAGACTTTGTTGTGTTTCTAAATCTTATTTCTGGTTGCATACAAGTAAGAGATCTTTTGTTAGCTTCATCTGTTCACTCTCTTGTACTTAAATGCGGGTGTAATGAAAAGGATCCCGTTGAAAATTTGCTAATTACAATGTATGCAAAATGTGGAAACCTTACATCTGCTAGAAGGATATTTGATCTGATCATTGAAAAGAGCATGTTATCATGGACATCAATGATTGCAGGATACGTCCATTTAGGTCATCCAGGGGAAGCACTGGATCTGTTTAGAAGGATGATTAGGACTGATATTAGACCAAATGGAGCAACGCTTGCAACTGTTGTGTCAGCTTGTGCGGATTTGGGATCACTCAGCATTGGGCAAGAGATTGAAGAGTACATTTTTCTAAACGGGTTGGAATCAGACCAACAAGTCCAAACGTCTCTCATACACATGTACTCCAAATGTGGGAGCATCGTGAAAGCCAGAGAAGTATTTGAAAGGGTAACAGATAAAGATTTAACTGTTTGGACTTCTATGATAAATAGTTATGCAATCCATGGGATGGGGAATGAGGCTATCAGCCTCTTTCACAAAATGACAACTGCAGAAGGGATAATGCCAGATGCCATTGTTTACACTAGTGTTTTCCTGGCCTGTAGCCATTCCGGATTGGTAGAAGAGGGACTGAAGTACTTCAAAAGTATGCAAAAGGATTTTGGAATAACTCCTACAGTAGAACACTGTACCTGTTTGATCGATCTTCTTGGTCGAGTCGGCCAGCTTGACTTGGCTTTAAATGCAATTCAGGGAATGCCACCAGATGTCCAAGCTCAAGTTTGGGGTCCATTGCTAAGTGCTTGTAGGATTCATGGCAATGTTGAGCTTGGGGAGCTTGCGACTGTTAGGTTATTAGACAGTAGTCCTGGAAGCTCCGGAAGTTATGTATTAATGGCTAACTTGTATACCTCTTTGGGCAAGTGGAAGGAGGCGCATATGATGAGAAATTCGATGGATGGTAAAGGATTGGTCAAAGAAAGTGGCTGGAGCCAAGTTGAGGTCACTGATACCTATCATACATTTGCTGTGGGAAATCAGTCACAGGTTGCTTAG
- the LOC100812281 gene encoding uncharacterized protein isoform X2: MVLFFALILLGFLLGVVAVVAAEALGFLWVIKRLQSKISKDQAKIASKTQLGGAQSDHPQQQLLKKEGVVWVLEPDKVSKFWVEKQSKEQKRKKEVLEVTPVRKYGKINGQSLVLTDTDGFHTTIQLKGCLVEAVSATSLPSKKWAKKFPIKVEAKTSVIYHASKTFYIYLETACDKEAWCKALRLASSDKKEKHEWFAQLQDGFHSYLSSLNTEHHSLAKPSVGSSAEAIERASKPDGSSSKVRQFLKKLTKKSSRVGVENKSAWTSLSGREERKHTEKLHACQDAVLTTGLMKSAAAANHLKSPLLDNAAQSFSTLSHSGSQSQFSVSSDADADEKPGIDEGTLCWNLLVSRLFFDVKGNVQMKKSIHERIQRTLANMRTPSYVGEVICTDINMGNVPPHIIRMRVLPMEMSEVCALEVDIEYAGGALLEIETRLEVREPEHERGTEDSNPESSNVGAVPSDLLEGFECLGEQLNLAEGMNDLQEPKGDDMSKSFKHSTSSSTQGSRWKSMLNSVAKQVSQVPLSLAIRVASLKGTLRLQIKPPPSDQLWFGFTFMPDIEFSLESFVGEHRITNSHIALFLVSRLKAVIRETLVLPNCESICIPWMLAEKDDWVPRSVAPFIWVHPELGNETSTSVDTNNQACGGLKASASTLSDDGPELKQHKPPKCPKSSQEPARKSDSVALTPISSSSVTLRSSKSSEELTRPLLENDKPPETRDLQELRTTSLQNDNTNEASEASEEKMGDISVSESPPRNVVLDKQHRSIERDDSRPKKIGRREKILDLKKRVSEKLEEQKRNFEEKSRHIVEKMRGP; this comes from the exons ATGGTTCTTTTTTTCGCTTTGATTCTCCTCGGGTTTCTTCTTGGGGTGGTGGCGGTTGTGGCTGCCGAAGCTCTTGGGTTTTTGTGGGTAATAAAACGATTGCAAAGCAAGATCAGCAAAGACCAAGCGAAAATCGCGTCGAAAACGCAACTGGGTGGTGCTCAAAGTGATCATCCCCAACAACAATTGCTAAAAAAGGAG GGTGTGGTTTGGGTTTTGGAGCCTGATAAGGTTTCAAAATTTTGGGTGGAGAAACAGTCAAAGGAGcagaagaggaagaaagaagtgTTGGAGGTGACTCCTGTTAGGAAGTATGGGAAAATCAATGGGCAATCACTTGTGCTTACAGACACTGATGGCTTTCACACCACCATTCAGCTTAAGGGATGCTTAGTGGAAGCTGTTTCAGCTACAAGTCTTCCTTCAAAAAAATG GGCAAAAAAATTCCCCATCAAAGTGGAAGCCAAGACCTCTGTGATCTACCATGCAAGCAAAACTTTTTACATATATCTTGAGACTGCATGCGATAAAGAAGCATGGTGTAAGGCCCTCCGTCTGGCTTCttctgataaaaaagaaaagcatgAGTGGTTTGCCCAGTTGCAAGATGGGTTTCATAGCTATTTGTCATCATTAAATACTGAACATCACTCCCTTGCGAAACCATCGGTAGGATCAAGTGCTGAGGCAATAGAAAGGGCTAGTAAGCCTGATGGTAGTTCCTCAAAGGTTcgacaatttttgaaaaaacttacaaaaaaaagttcccGAGTTGGTGTGGAAAATAAATCAGCTTGGACTTCATTATCAGGCCGTGAAGAAAGAAAGCACACTGAGAAGCTTCATGCTTGTCAAGATGCAGTTTTAACCACTGGTTTGATGAAATCTGCTGCAGCAGCAAACCATCTGAAAAGTCCCCTGTTAGACAATGCTGCACAATCATTTTCAACCTTATCTCATTCAGGAAGCCAGAGTCAATTCTCTGTCAGTTCTGATGCTGATGCCGATGAAAAGCCAGGTATTGATGAAGGAACATTATGTTGGAATTTGTTGGTTTCCCGACTCTTTTTTGATGTCAAAGGAAATGTACAAATGAAGAAGTCCATCCATGAAAGGATTCAG AGGACATTGGCAAATATGAGAACTCCCAGTTATGTAGGGGAAGTAATCTGTACAGACATCAACATGGGGAATGTTCCACCCCATATCATTCGAATGAGGGTTCTTCCAATGGAAATGAGTGAGGTGTGTGCCTTAGAGGTTGACATTGAATATGCTGGTGGTGCATTATTAGAGATTGAAACAAGGCTTGAAGTACGTGAACCAGAGCATGAAAGGGGGACAGAGGACTCAAATCCAGAGTCGAGCAATGTTGGTGCTGTGCCATCAGATCTTCTTGAAGGATTTGAATGTTTGGGTGAGCAATTGAATCTTGCAGAAGGGATGAATGATTTACAGGAGCCAAAAGGAGATG ATATGTCTAAGAGCTTTAAGCACAGTACATCTTCCTCAACTCAAGGATCAAGATGGAAGTCTATGTTAAATTCTGTTGCCAAGCAAGTTTCACAG GTTCCTCTCTCTTTGGCAATAAGAGTAGCATCCCTCAAAGGGACATTGCGTTTGCAGATAAAGCCACCTCCCTCTGACCAATTGTGGTTTGGTTTCACATTTATGCCTGATATAGAATTCAGCTTGGAATCATTTGTTGGAGAACACAGGATAACTAATTCACACATAGCTTTGTTCCTGGTCAGTCGACTCAAG GCAGTAATCCGGGAAACTTTAGTGCTCCCAAATTGTGAAAGCATATGCATTCCATGGATGCTAGCTGAAAAGGACGATTGGGTTCCTAGGAGTGTTGCTCCGTTCATATGGGTCCACCCAGAATTGGGGAACGAGACTTCAACCTCAGTTGATACCAATAATCAAGCTTGTGGTGGATTAAAAGCCAGTGCTAGCACCTTAAGTGATGATGGTCCAGAACTCAAACAACATAAACCACCAAAGTGTCCCAAATCTAGTCAGGAACCAGCTAGGAAATCAGATTCTGTGGCACTCACACCAATTTCCTCTAGTTCAGTAACATTAAGGAGCAGCAAAAGTTCAGAAGAACTGACAAGACCTTTGTTAGAGAATGACAAACCACCAGAAACTAGAGATTTGCAAGAACTTAGAACTACTTCATTGCAGAATGACAATACTAATGAAGCTAGTGAAGCTAGTGAAGAGAAGATGGGAGATATTTCTGTGAGTGAATCACCTCCCCGAAATGTGGTGCTGGATAAACAACATCGTTCAATTGAACGGGATGATTCAAGGCCAAAGAAAATTGGGAGAAGGGAAAAAATTCTGGATTTGAAAAAGAGGGTGAGTGAGAAATTGGAAGAACAGAAGCGTAACTTTGAAGAAAAGAGTAGGCACATTGTCGAGAAGATGAGAGGACCATGA
- the LOC100811743 gene encoding uncharacterized protein isoform X2 — translation MPSSTTSSSSFTTSLFTCCSASSPSNLERFLQCVTPHVPSQTLPKPLGKDTVEYFTLQDLWDCYYEWSAYGAGTPVMLEDGDTVTQYYVPYLSAIQIYTSKSVAASRNRREDSDGIEFESDSWSEDSGSDNLSRSLSNNSSKAWEDAVSEDSSCDQEGSWLRDNKLGYLYLQYTEMASPYSRVPLAEKIDKLAQSHPALLTLKSVDLSPASWMAVSWYPIYTVPCRNTEKDLEACFLTYHTLSSSFEDCAMECDDIDIGNDLHCSIQGEKCKEKNSGHVSLLPFGLATYKMQGDIWLNPEPYDNEKISYLYSAADSWLKQLNVHHHDFNFFTLHNNTL, via the exons ATGCCCTCTTCCACCActtcctcttcctccttcaCAACCTCTTTATTCACGTGTTGCTCCGCAAGTTCTCCTTCGAACCTGGAACGCTTTCTTCAATGTGTCACTCCTCATGTTCCTTCTCAGACTCTACCTAAG CCTCTTGGTAAGGACACAGTTGAATACTTCACTCTCCAAGATCTTTGGGACTGCTATTATGAATGGAGCGCATATGGTGCCGGTACTCCTGTGATGTTGGAGGATGGTGATACCGTGACTCAGTACTATGTTCCTTATctatctgctatccaaatctaCACCAGCAAATCTGTTGCAGCTTCTCG CAATCGGAGAGAGGATAGTGATGGAATTGAATTTGAAAGTGATTCATGGAGTGAGGATAGTGGAAGTGATAACCTATCTAGATCATTAAGTAACAATTCCAGCAAAGCTTGGGAGGATGCTGTTTCTGAGGATTCAAGCTGTGACCAGGAGGGTTCATGGCTAAGGGATAACAAGCTTGGCTACCTTTACTTACAGTATACTGAGATGGCTTCTCCTTACTCAAGGGTTCCACTAGCAGAGAAG ATAGACAAGTTAGCTCAAAGCCACCCGGCATTATTGACATTGAAGAGTGTGGATCTCTCCCCAGCAAGTTGGATGGCTGTTTCTTG GTACCCAATTTATACGGTCCCATGCAGGAACACTGAAAAGGATTTGGAAGCATGCTTCCTCACTTACCATacattgtcatcatcttttgaag ATTGTGCTATGGAGTGTGATGACATAGACATAGGGAATGATCTACATTGCTCCATCCAAGGAGAGAAATGCAAGGAAAAGAACAGTGGCCATGTGTCGCTTCTTCCATTTGGGCTTGCAACTTACAAAATGCAAGGAGACATTTGGCTAAACCCTGAGCCTTATGACAATGAAAAGATATCCTATCTATACAGTGCAGCAGACTCATGGTTGAAACAGCTCAATGTCCATCACCATGACTTCAACTTCTTCACATTACACAACAACACCTTGTAA
- the LOC100811743 gene encoding uncharacterized protein isoform X1, with amino-acid sequence MPSSTTSSSSFTTSLFTCCSASSPSNLERFLQCVTPHVPSQTLPKSCFNDLNPLWQPLGKDTVEYFTLQDLWDCYYEWSAYGAGTPVMLEDGDTVTQYYVPYLSAIQIYTSKSVAASRNRREDSDGIEFESDSWSEDSGSDNLSRSLSNNSSKAWEDAVSEDSSCDQEGSWLRDNKLGYLYLQYTEMASPYSRVPLAEKIDKLAQSHPALLTLKSVDLSPASWMAVSWYPIYTVPCRNTEKDLEACFLTYHTLSSSFEDCAMECDDIDIGNDLHCSIQGEKCKEKNSGHVSLLPFGLATYKMQGDIWLNPEPYDNEKISYLYSAADSWLKQLNVHHHDFNFFTLHNNTL; translated from the exons ATGCCCTCTTCCACCActtcctcttcctccttcaCAACCTCTTTATTCACGTGTTGCTCCGCAAGTTCTCCTTCGAACCTGGAACGCTTTCTTCAATGTGTCACTCCTCATGTTCCTTCTCAGACTCTACCTAAG AGCTGCTTTAATGATCTAAATCCCCTCTGGCAGCCTCTTGGTAAGGACACAGTTGAATACTTCACTCTCCAAGATCTTTGGGACTGCTATTATGAATGGAGCGCATATGGTGCCGGTACTCCTGTGATGTTGGAGGATGGTGATACCGTGACTCAGTACTATGTTCCTTATctatctgctatccaaatctaCACCAGCAAATCTGTTGCAGCTTCTCG CAATCGGAGAGAGGATAGTGATGGAATTGAATTTGAAAGTGATTCATGGAGTGAGGATAGTGGAAGTGATAACCTATCTAGATCATTAAGTAACAATTCCAGCAAAGCTTGGGAGGATGCTGTTTCTGAGGATTCAAGCTGTGACCAGGAGGGTTCATGGCTAAGGGATAACAAGCTTGGCTACCTTTACTTACAGTATACTGAGATGGCTTCTCCTTACTCAAGGGTTCCACTAGCAGAGAAG ATAGACAAGTTAGCTCAAAGCCACCCGGCATTATTGACATTGAAGAGTGTGGATCTCTCCCCAGCAAGTTGGATGGCTGTTTCTTG GTACCCAATTTATACGGTCCCATGCAGGAACACTGAAAAGGATTTGGAAGCATGCTTCCTCACTTACCATacattgtcatcatcttttgaag ATTGTGCTATGGAGTGTGATGACATAGACATAGGGAATGATCTACATTGCTCCATCCAAGGAGAGAAATGCAAGGAAAAGAACAGTGGCCATGTGTCGCTTCTTCCATTTGGGCTTGCAACTTACAAAATGCAAGGAGACATTTGGCTAAACCCTGAGCCTTATGACAATGAAAAGATATCCTATCTATACAGTGCAGCAGACTCATGGTTGAAACAGCTCAATGTCCATCACCATGACTTCAACTTCTTCACATTACACAACAACACCTTGTAA
- the LOC100812281 gene encoding uncharacterized protein isoform X1: MVLFFALILLGFLLGVVAVVAAEALGFLWVIKRLQSKISKDQAKIASKTQLGGAQSDHPQQQLLKKEGVVWVLEPDKVSKFWVEKQSKEQKRKKEVLEVTPVRKYGKINGQSLVLTDTDGFHTTIQLKGCLVEAVSATSLPSKKWAKKFPIKVEAKTSVIYHASKTFYIYLETACDKEAWCKALRLASSDKKEKHEWFAQLQDGFHSYLSSLNTEHHSLAKPSVGSSAEAIERASKPDGSSSKVRQFLKKLTKKSSRVGVENKSAWTSLSGREERKHTEKLHACQDAVLTTGLMKSAAAANHLKSPLLDNAAQSFSTLSHSGSQSQFSVSSDADADEKPGIDEGTLCWNLLVSRLFFDVKGNVQMKKSIHERIQRTLANMRTPSYVGEVICTDINMGNVPPHIIRMRVLPMEMSEVCALEVDIEYAGGALLEIETRLEVREPEHERGTEDSNPESSNVGAVPSDLLEGFECLGEQLNLAEGMNDLQEPKGDGEWNIDMSKSFKHSTSSSTQGSRWKSMLNSVAKQVSQVPLSLAIRVASLKGTLRLQIKPPPSDQLWFGFTFMPDIEFSLESFVGEHRITNSHIALFLVSRLKAVIRETLVLPNCESICIPWMLAEKDDWVPRSVAPFIWVHPELGNETSTSVDTNNQACGGLKASASTLSDDGPELKQHKPPKCPKSSQEPARKSDSVALTPISSSSVTLRSSKSSEELTRPLLENDKPPETRDLQELRTTSLQNDNTNEASEASEEKMGDISVSESPPRNVVLDKQHRSIERDDSRPKKIGRREKILDLKKRVSEKLEEQKRNFEEKSRHIVEKMRGP; this comes from the exons ATGGTTCTTTTTTTCGCTTTGATTCTCCTCGGGTTTCTTCTTGGGGTGGTGGCGGTTGTGGCTGCCGAAGCTCTTGGGTTTTTGTGGGTAATAAAACGATTGCAAAGCAAGATCAGCAAAGACCAAGCGAAAATCGCGTCGAAAACGCAACTGGGTGGTGCTCAAAGTGATCATCCCCAACAACAATTGCTAAAAAAGGAG GGTGTGGTTTGGGTTTTGGAGCCTGATAAGGTTTCAAAATTTTGGGTGGAGAAACAGTCAAAGGAGcagaagaggaagaaagaagtgTTGGAGGTGACTCCTGTTAGGAAGTATGGGAAAATCAATGGGCAATCACTTGTGCTTACAGACACTGATGGCTTTCACACCACCATTCAGCTTAAGGGATGCTTAGTGGAAGCTGTTTCAGCTACAAGTCTTCCTTCAAAAAAATG GGCAAAAAAATTCCCCATCAAAGTGGAAGCCAAGACCTCTGTGATCTACCATGCAAGCAAAACTTTTTACATATATCTTGAGACTGCATGCGATAAAGAAGCATGGTGTAAGGCCCTCCGTCTGGCTTCttctgataaaaaagaaaagcatgAGTGGTTTGCCCAGTTGCAAGATGGGTTTCATAGCTATTTGTCATCATTAAATACTGAACATCACTCCCTTGCGAAACCATCGGTAGGATCAAGTGCTGAGGCAATAGAAAGGGCTAGTAAGCCTGATGGTAGTTCCTCAAAGGTTcgacaatttttgaaaaaacttacaaaaaaaagttcccGAGTTGGTGTGGAAAATAAATCAGCTTGGACTTCATTATCAGGCCGTGAAGAAAGAAAGCACACTGAGAAGCTTCATGCTTGTCAAGATGCAGTTTTAACCACTGGTTTGATGAAATCTGCTGCAGCAGCAAACCATCTGAAAAGTCCCCTGTTAGACAATGCTGCACAATCATTTTCAACCTTATCTCATTCAGGAAGCCAGAGTCAATTCTCTGTCAGTTCTGATGCTGATGCCGATGAAAAGCCAGGTATTGATGAAGGAACATTATGTTGGAATTTGTTGGTTTCCCGACTCTTTTTTGATGTCAAAGGAAATGTACAAATGAAGAAGTCCATCCATGAAAGGATTCAG AGGACATTGGCAAATATGAGAACTCCCAGTTATGTAGGGGAAGTAATCTGTACAGACATCAACATGGGGAATGTTCCACCCCATATCATTCGAATGAGGGTTCTTCCAATGGAAATGAGTGAGGTGTGTGCCTTAGAGGTTGACATTGAATATGCTGGTGGTGCATTATTAGAGATTGAAACAAGGCTTGAAGTACGTGAACCAGAGCATGAAAGGGGGACAGAGGACTCAAATCCAGAGTCGAGCAATGTTGGTGCTGTGCCATCAGATCTTCTTGAAGGATTTGAATGTTTGGGTGAGCAATTGAATCTTGCAGAAGGGATGAATGATTTACAGGAGCCAAAAGGAGATGGTGAGTGGAACATTG ATATGTCTAAGAGCTTTAAGCACAGTACATCTTCCTCAACTCAAGGATCAAGATGGAAGTCTATGTTAAATTCTGTTGCCAAGCAAGTTTCACAG GTTCCTCTCTCTTTGGCAATAAGAGTAGCATCCCTCAAAGGGACATTGCGTTTGCAGATAAAGCCACCTCCCTCTGACCAATTGTGGTTTGGTTTCACATTTATGCCTGATATAGAATTCAGCTTGGAATCATTTGTTGGAGAACACAGGATAACTAATTCACACATAGCTTTGTTCCTGGTCAGTCGACTCAAG GCAGTAATCCGGGAAACTTTAGTGCTCCCAAATTGTGAAAGCATATGCATTCCATGGATGCTAGCTGAAAAGGACGATTGGGTTCCTAGGAGTGTTGCTCCGTTCATATGGGTCCACCCAGAATTGGGGAACGAGACTTCAACCTCAGTTGATACCAATAATCAAGCTTGTGGTGGATTAAAAGCCAGTGCTAGCACCTTAAGTGATGATGGTCCAGAACTCAAACAACATAAACCACCAAAGTGTCCCAAATCTAGTCAGGAACCAGCTAGGAAATCAGATTCTGTGGCACTCACACCAATTTCCTCTAGTTCAGTAACATTAAGGAGCAGCAAAAGTTCAGAAGAACTGACAAGACCTTTGTTAGAGAATGACAAACCACCAGAAACTAGAGATTTGCAAGAACTTAGAACTACTTCATTGCAGAATGACAATACTAATGAAGCTAGTGAAGCTAGTGAAGAGAAGATGGGAGATATTTCTGTGAGTGAATCACCTCCCCGAAATGTGGTGCTGGATAAACAACATCGTTCAATTGAACGGGATGATTCAAGGCCAAAGAAAATTGGGAGAAGGGAAAAAATTCTGGATTTGAAAAAGAGGGTGAGTGAGAAATTGGAAGAACAGAAGCGTAACTTTGAAGAAAAGAGTAGGCACATTGTCGAGAAGATGAGAGGACCATGA